The following DNA comes from Gammaproteobacteria bacterium.
CGACGAGAGCGTCCCACTGAGTCTTCCGGGGTAGTACGGGTGGCATGTGGTGGAAGTTGATTGGTCCCAGTGCGGGAGGCCCGCGGCGGTGGCAGGTGAGAACTGCCGACGGTGGCGTATAAGGCCAGTCCGAAGTCGTCATCGACCGTCGTGGGAGTCGGAGGGGTTCATAGTACCGATTGAGGGTCTGGGACAACATAACCCGACCTGAGGGAAGGGACCCTACTTTGTGCACGCAACCGAAACGCAGAGGGTCAGGAGATTGCGGCGATGTCGCTAACAACTCCGGAAAAGATCAGGACGCTGCAGAGGAAGCTCTACGTCAAGGCCAAGCAAGAGCCGGCGTTTCGCTTCTACGCCTTGTATGACAAGGTCTATCGGGCAGACACTCTCGGTCACGCCTATGATCGTGTCAGGTCCAATCGGGGCGCGCCAGGAATCGATGGTGTGACCTGTGAGGCCATCGAGGCGGGGGTCGGAAAAGACGCCTACTTGGCGGAATTGCAACGGGAACTGGAGCAGAAGACGTACGGCGCGGACGGCGTGCGTCGGGTCTGGATACCCAAGCCGGATGGCAGTGAGCGCCCATTGGGGATCCCCACAATCCGGGATCGGATCGTACAGATGGCGCTCAAGCTGGTGGTGGAGCCGATCTTCGAGGCTGATTTCTGCGAGCACTCCTATGGATTTCGCCCGCAGCGCTCGGCCCATGATGCGGTGAAGGCCGTCACCGACGGTCTGTTTCAGAGAAAGAGCCAAATCATCGATGCGGATCTATCGAAGTATTTCGATACGATCCCGCACGCCAAGCTCATGGCCGTGGTTGCCGAGCGCCTTGCCGATGGGGGCGTCCTCGCCCTCATTCAGCAATGGCTCAAGGCCCCGGTCATCGAAGAGGATGGGCGAGGCAAGCAACGCCCGAGTGGCGGTAAAGGGAATCGGAAAGGGACGCCGCAAGGCGGGGTTGTTTCCCGCTGCTGGCCAATCTTTATCTACATCTGCTGGACCGGATTTGGGAACGGCACGACTTGGAACGGCGGTTAGGGGCGCGCCTCGTGCGTTACGCTGACGATGCCGTGATTCTGTGTCGTGGGGACACCGCGCCGGCCATGGCGGTGCTTGAGACGGTGCTGACACGCCTGGAGTTGACGCTCAACCGGGAGAAAACCCACGTGGTCGATGCCCGCCGACAGGCGTTCGACTTTCTTGGCTTCAGCATCAAATGGGCACGCAGCCGACGAACCGGCAACGGCTACCCTCACGTTGAGCCGAGCCGCCGCGCCGAACGAAGGATCAAGGCGCGCATCAAGGAACTCACCGCGCGGCGCCGCACCCCGGTGCCGATGCCGCGTATGATCACGGAAGTCAACCAAGTGCTACGCGGCTGGTCGGGCTACTTCCACTACGGCAACTGCACCAAGGCTTTCGGACGCGTCCGGTGGTTCACTGAGGAACGCGTGCGTACCCAACTGCGGCGGCGTCACAAAGTGCGCACTCGCACGCGCGGTTACGAACGCTTTCCCTACGCCCACCTCCACGACGCCCTTGGATTACTCAAGCTATCCCATAAAGCAGGCTGGCGCTCAGCGCATGCCTTGGCGTGAAGCACATCGGAAAGCCGTGTACGGGAGAACCGTATGCACGGTTTGATGAGGGAGGGCTGGCCCTGGTGGCTACGGCCCGGCTATTTAGGCACCGCCAAACGAAAGGGGCGGGAACCGCTAAGCCGGACCTACGGGCGTTAGGGCCTGCTCTCTACTCTACCCGGGTGCTACTGTCCCCGGGTGCTACTCCTGCTCGCCGCGCAGGGTGAGCAGGGGCGGCGAGTCCACGACCCGGCGGCTCGCCAGCCAGCCGGCGATCACCAGCACCAGGGCGGTGAGGGTGGAGCCGGCCAGCCACAGGGCCGGCTGCAGGCCGTAGGGCAGCTCGAATACGAAACGGGCCAGCAGCCAGCCCGTGGCCTCGGCACCCACCGCCCCCAGCAGCCCGGCCAGGCCTCCTAAGGTGGCGAACTCCAGGGCCAGACCCAGGCGGATCTGCCTCTTGCGCCCCCCCAGTACCCGCACCACCGCGGTCTCACGCCGGCGCTCGTCCTGGGTGCTCTGGATGGCGGCGGCGAAGACCGCGAAGGCGGCCACCAGGGCGAAGCCGAATACGAACTCGATGGCCCGGGTGGCGTGGGTCATGACGGAGCGCACCTTGTCCATGAGGGCCGCCACGTCCAGCACCGTGACGCTGGGGAAGTGCTCCACCAGCCGTGCCAGCACCCGGTGCTCGGCGGCGGGGAGGTGGAAGCTGGTGATGAAGGTCTGGGGATAATCCCCCAGCACCCCAGGGGGCATGACGATGAAGAAATTGACGTTGAAGGAATCCCATTCCACCGTGCGCAGGCTGGTGACCCGGGTGGTGAGTTCCTGGCCGGCGATACGGAAAGTGAGGCGGTCCCCCAGCTCGATCCCCAGCAGCTCGGCCAGCCCCAACTCCACCGAACTCACGGCCTCGCCGCTGTCGTCTGCGGTCCACCAGCGGCCCGCGACGATGCGGTTGTCCGCTTGGGGGCGGGTGGCCCAGGACAGGTTGAACTCCCGATCCACCAGGCGCTGGGCACGAGCGTTGGCGTAGTCGTCGGCCGTCACCGGACGCCCGTCGATGGCGGTGAGCCGGCCTCGGATCATGGGGTAGAGTTCGGCCCGCTTCACGCCGTTATCGCGCAGGAAGGCGGTCAGTGCGGCGCGCTCCGCGGCCTGGACGTTGATGAGAAAGATGTTGGGCGTGTCCGGCGGCAGGCGCTCCTGCCACACCGCCAGCAGCTCGCCGCGCACCACCGTGAGAAGCAGGATCACCAGTACTGCCATGCCGAAGGCCACCACCTGGATGACGCTGGCCTCGGGGTGGCGCGACAGGCCGGCGAGGCCGAAGCGCCAGCTGCCCGAGCCGCCCCGGCGCAGCTGGATGAGCAGCGCCACCGCCGCCGCGGCTACCAGGGAGAGCAGGAGAAAGGCTCCGGCCATGCCGCCCAGGGCGTAGGCCACCAGGCGCACGTCGCGGATGAGCCACAGGGCCAGCAGCACCACCGCGGCCACCGCCGAGACGTAGATCAGCCGCCCCATGGCGGGAGGCGCCACCAGGCTGCGGTTGAGGATGCGCATGGGGGGGGTGCGGCGCAGCCCCAGGATGGGCGGCAGGCCGAAGCCTGCCAGGGTGATGAGGGCGGTGAGCAGTCCACCGAGCGCCGGCCAGGGGCCGGGAGCCGGCAGGGCTGCCGGCAGCAGGGTGGCCAGCAGATGCACCAGGCCCCATTGGCCGACGAAACCGATGGCCACCCCCACACCGCCGGCCGCCAGGCCGAGGGTGACCATCTGTACCGTGATGGTGGTGGTGACACGGCCCTGGGTGGCGCCCATGGCCTTGAGGATGGCCACCGCGTCGAGGTGACGGCGGGCATGGCGGTCGGCGGACACGGCCACGGCGATGCCCGCCAGCACCACGCTCATCAACGCCGTGAGGGCGAGAAAGCGTTCGGCCCGCTCCAGGGCCATCCGCATCTCCGGCCGCGCGTCCTGGACGCCCTCGGTGCTGGCCCGGCGCCCGAGGCGGGGTTCCACCCAGGTGCGGAAGTCGGCCACCGCCGCGGGGCTGCCGGACACCAGCAGCCGGTAGGTCACGCGGCTGCCTCGCTGGATGAGGCCGGTGGCGGGCACGTCGGCGATATTCATCATCAGCCGTGGCGCGAGGCTGAAGAGGTCGCCGCCGCGGTCCGGTTCCCGCGCCAGGATGGCCGCCACGGTGAAGGTGCGCTCGCCCACCTGCACCCGGTCGCCGGGAGTGACCTCGAGGGGGGCGGCGAGGCGGGTGTCCAGCCACACCGTGCCGGCCTCCGGCCCCTCGGACCGCGCAGTGGCCTCGCCGAACGCCTCGCGGCTCACCATCAGGTCGCCCCGCAGGGGATAGGCGGCGCTCACGCCCTTGACATCCGCCAGCTTGAGGCGCTCGCCGGCGCTCACCATGCTGGGGAAGGTGACGGTGCGGGCGGTGTCCAGCCCGTGCGCGGCGGCGGCTTGTTGCCAGTCCTCCGGGATGGGGTCGGGGGATATCACCACCTGGTCGGCGGCCAGCAGTTCCGCCGCCTGGCCGTGGAGGGCACCGCGCACGCGGTCGGCGAAGAGGCCCACGGAGGAGACGCTGGCGGCGGCTATCACCACCGCCATGGCCAGCACCCGTAACTCGCCGGCCCGCCATTCCCGGGCCAGCAGGCGCAGGCCCAGGCGCCATGACAGGGGAATAGTCACGCCGCCGCTTCGCCGCCGACGATGCGCCCGGCCTCCAAGTGCAGCTCCCGCCCGCAGCGCGCAGACAGCCCGGGGTCGTGGGTCACCAGCACCAGGGTGGTACCCCGTTCGCGGTTCAGTTCGAACAGCAGCTCCTCCACCTGGTGGCCGGTGCGACGGTCGAGGTTGCCCGTGGGCTCGTCGGCGAACAACAGCCGCGGCCGGGTGGCGAAGGCGCGGGCGATGGCCACGCGTTGCTGCTCGCCGCCCGAGAGCTGGCGCGGATAGTGGTGGCGCCGGGGTGCCAGGCCCACCCGCTCCAGTTCCGCGGTGGCCGCCGCGGCGGGCCGGTCGTGGC
Coding sequences within:
- a CDS encoding FtsX-like permease family protein; the encoded protein is MTIPLSWRLGLRLLAREWRAGELRVLAMAVVIAAASVSSVGLFADRVRGALHGQAAELLAADQVVISPDPIPEDWQQAAAAHGLDTARTVTFPSMVSAGERLKLADVKGVSAAYPLRGDLMVSREAFGEATARSEGPEAGTVWLDTRLAAPLEVTPGDRVQVGERTFTVAAILAREPDRGGDLFSLAPRLMMNIADVPATGLIQRGSRVTYRLLVSGSPAAVADFRTWVEPRLGRRASTEGVQDARPEMRMALERAERFLALTALMSVVLAGIAVAVSADRHARRHLDAVAILKAMGATQGRVTTTITVQMVTLGLAAGGVGVAIGFVGQWGLVHLLATLLPAALPAPGPWPALGGLLTALITLAGFGLPPILGLRRTPPMRILNRSLVAPPAMGRLIYVSAVAAVVLLALWLIRDVRLVAYALGGMAGAFLLLSLVAAAAVALLIQLRRGGSGSWRFGLAGLSRHPEASVIQVVAFGMAVLVILLLTVVRGELLAVWQERLPPDTPNIFLINVQAAERAALTAFLRDNGVKRAELYPMIRGRLTAIDGRPVTADDYANARAQRLVDREFNLSWATRPQADNRIVAGRWWTADDSGEAVSSVELGLAELLGIELGDRLTFRIAGQELTTRVTSLRTVEWDSFNVNFFIVMPPGVLGDYPQTFITSFHLPAAEHRVLARLVEHFPSVTVLDVAALMDKVRSVMTHATRAIEFVFGFALVAAFAVFAAAIQSTQDERRRETAVVRVLGGRKRQIRLGLALEFATLGGLAGLLGAVGAEATGWLLARFVFELPYGLQPALWLAGSTLTALVLVIAGWLASRRVVDSPPLLTLRGEQE
- a CDS encoding ABC transporter ATP-binding protein — protein: MIAVEALQKTVPSPEGALHILQDIDLEIARGETVAVVGESGSGKTTLIGLMAGLDLPTHGRILVEGRDLGALDEDQRAILRGELVGFVFQSFQLIHSLTALENVMLPLELAGHDRPAAAATAELERVGLAPRRHHYPRQLSGGEQQRVAIARAFATRPRLLFADEPTGNLDRRTGHQVEELLFELNRERGTTLVLVTHDPGLSARCGRELHLEAGRIVGGEAAA
- a CDS encoding group II intron maturase-specific domain-containing protein gives rise to the protein MPRMITEVNQVLRGWSGYFHYGNCTKAFGRVRWFTEERVRTQLRRRHKVRTRTRGYERFPYAHLHDALGLLKLSHKAGWRSAHALA